GGCGATCGCACAGCAACGAGGGTTCGTCTGGACGGCGCTGTTCACCGACGACTCGCGGCCGGCGGAGCTCCGGGAGACGGTCAAACTGGCCCGGGCCAACGGCAACGAGGTCGCCGTCTTCCTCGCGCCGACGGTTCTCTACGAGCCCGGCGGGCTCGCCGACGTCGAACGAGCGTACGACCGCTACGTCGCCTTCGAACGGCTCCGGCGTGACCTCTCGCGGATGGAACGCGTAACCGCCCTCGAGGTCGGGCCGGGCGACCGACTGGCGACCGTTCTCGAGGCGGGTCGCTCGCGAGGTGGGCGGCCGTGAGCGTCGCCGCCGTCGATCGGACCGAGGCGACGTGGTCGACGCTGCTCGCGCTGGCGATACTCACCGTCGTCCTCTCGGTCCTGTCGGGGCCGGCCGGCGCCGCTGTCGGCGTCGCCACCGCGGCGATCTGGTACGCCTTCGGGACGCCGTACGCGCTGGCTGGCGGCCACGTCGCGCTTCCGGTGTTGTTCCCGGACGGAATCGGCCCCGTCGCGCTCGTCGCCGTCTTCCTCGCCTTTCTCGGCGTGCTGGTCGCGCCCGTAGTCGGAACGCCGCGACCGATCGAGAACGCGGTCGTCGTCCTCGCGAGCGTCCTCGGCCTGGCCGGGATCACGTGGCTCGCCGCGTCCGAGGGCTCGCTCCCGATCGCGGCGGCGACGCTCCTCTCGGTCGTCGCGGTCGTGGCGGTCGCGATCCACCGGTACGAACGCGTCCGCCTGGGGCTCGCATGGTCGTCGACCGAACCGGAGACGGGGGCGGTCGATCCGTGAGCGAGTCCGACGCCGACAGCCGCGGCGAGCCGTCGGCCGCCGAGGACGCGACCGACGAGCAACCTCCGGAGGCGGCCGACGACGCCGCCGAGGCCACAGCCCAGGTCGAACTGCTGGCCGCGGAGAACCGGCGACTCCGAAGCCAGTACGCCCGCCTTCGCCAGGCGCGATACCGTCGGACGGCGCTCGGGCTCGCGTTCCTCGGCGGCCTGGCCGCCCTGGGCGGGCTCTTGCTCCCGGACGGGCGTGAGGTGCTGTTCGCTCTCGCCGCGACGGGGCTGTTCGGTGCCGTCCTGACGTATTCTCTCGCCCCCGGCCGGGTCGTCGCTGCCGACGTCGGCGAACGAATTCACGCGGCTGCCGCGACGAACGGCGCGGCGATCGCCGACGCCCTCGGCCTGGCCGACGAGCACGTCTACCTCCCGACAACCGACACCGGCGGAGTTGGCGACGCCGCTCGCCTCTACGTCCCCCAGCAGGCCGGCGACGACCTCCTCGAGGCGCTCTCGACGCCCGCCGATCGCGACGGGCTCGAGGACCGGCGCGGACTCGAGGACGTAACCGGCCCCTTCGTCACCGACGACGAGCGACGCGGGCTCGTCCTCGAGCCGACCGGGGGACCGCTCTATCGCGAGTTCGAGCGCGAACTGGTCGACGACCTCGAGTCGACGCCGGTCGGGCTCACCACCCAGCTCGCGGACGCCCTGGTGGAGGGGTTCGAGCTCGCCGACGCCGCCACCCCCGACGTCGACGCCGGGGACGGCCGCGCGACCGTCGCGCTCACCGGAAGCGTCCTCGGCGACGTCGACCGATTCGACCATCCGATCGCCTCGTTTCTCGCCGTCGGCCTCGCGGCCGGACTCGAGCGTCCCGTCTCCCTCGAGATCGCGCCGGGCGACGACCGGGCCGACTGGCTGGTCACCTGTCGGTGGGTTCCCGAGGAGTAGGGGGGAGCGTCTCGGTCACTCCTTCGCTGTGTCGGACTCGTCGCCAGTCGTCGCGTCGGACCCGTCGCCAGCCGTCGCGTCGGACTCGTCGCCAGCCGTCGCGTCGCGGCCCCCGTCGCCGACCGCCGGAACCGCTTCGGGGTCCATGCCGGGCGGCTCGACTGCCTCGAGGACGTCTTCGACGACGTCGACGGGCCTGACGTCGCTCAGTTCGGCGTCGGTGCTCAACACGAGTCGGTGGACCAGGATCGACCGGGCCAGCGCCTTCACGTCGTCGGGGATGGCGTAGCCGCGACCACGGATAGCGGCGCGGGCTTTTCCCGCGTCGAGAAACGCCAGGGTCGCCCGGGGCGAGGCCCCGTGGACGACGTCGGGGTGGTCGCGGGTCGCGACCACGACGTCGAGAACGTACTCTTTCACCGGGGCCGCGACGTGGACGTCCCGCACCCGTTTCCGGGCGGCGAGCAACGCGTCGACGTCGACGACCTGGGAGACGTCCGTCGGGCCGAGCGAGGGATCGGCGTCGAACCGCTCGAGGATCTCGCGCTCGTCGGCCCGGTCGGGCAGGTCGATCGTGAGCTTGAGCTGGAAGCGGTCGCGCTGGGCCTCGGGGAGTTCGAAGACGCCTTCCATCTCGATCGGGTTCTGGGTCGCGACGACCATGAACGGCTCCGGCAACTCGAGCGTCTCACCCTCGATGGTGACGCGGCGCTCTTCCATCGCCTCGAGCAGCGCCGACTGGGTCTTCGGCGTCGCCCGGTTGATCTCGTCGGCGACGACGAGGTTGGTGAAGATCGGCCCCCGCTGGAGGTCGAACTCGCCGGTGTGCTCGCGGTAGACGGTCGTTCCGGTGATGTCCGCCGGGAGGACGTCCGGCGTCAGCTGGATTCGTCGATAGGCGAGCCCGCTGGCCTGGGCGAAGAGGTTCGCGAGCGTCGTCTTCGCGACCCCGGGAACGCCCTCGAGCAGCAGGTGGCCGCGGGTCAGGACGGCGATCGTCAGGTGCTCGACGGCGTCGTCGTTCCCGACCAGCACCCGGCCGATCTCCTCGCTGAGGGCGTCGTAGATCGCCGTCGGATCGCCCGCCGAGCCGCCGGTCGCGCGGTCCTCACCGTTCATCGACGTGCTCACCTCCGTCGGGCTGTTCGAGCACGGCCAGCACTCGCTCGATCCGGTCTTCGTCCCAGTCGGGATACCGTCGCCGGAGGAACGCCGCCCGCTCTTCGTCCGAGAGGCCGGGGCTGACGTCTCGAGTCGGTCCACGACGCACTCGCGAGCCCACCCGCCGAAGGCGCTCGAGCCCCGAGCGGACGCGCCACGTCGCCAGCGTCGCTACGCCGGCGACGCCGACCGCGCCGAGCAGCGTCTGCAGGGTCGGCGTCTCTCGAACCGTCAGGAGCGCCGTCGTGAGCGGCGGCGCCTCGTCGGCTCCGGGAAGGTCGAACAGGACGCGCTCCTCGTCGGCGTAGAACGTCTCGAGGAACGCGGCGTTGTCGGGAACCTCGCGCATCACGTTGATCGTGACGCTCGGGTCGCCGACGACGATCACCTGCCCCTCGCCGACGTCCTCGACGGTCGCGACCGGGTGGGGACCGAAGCCCGAGGCGGCATCCTCGAGTTCGTCCTCGGGCGATTCGACCAGGTAGGCGACCTCGCTCGTGGCGACGAGGACCGTCGCGTTCCCCGGCTCGACGGCCGTTCCGTAGTTGAGCGTCACCTCGTCGACGGTCGCCGCGAGCGAATCGTTCTCGACTTCGGTCGCGACGGGCATCGTCGGGCTGCGGTAGTAGTGGCGATCGTCGCGGATCAGCCGGCCGTCAGTCCGCGCTTCGGCTCCCACTTCCGCCAGGAGCTCGTTTCCGCCGTCGCCGAAGTTCTCGAGGACGACGAGCGTACCCCCGGCCCGGACGAACTCACGGATTCGGTCGCCGTCGGCTCGCACCCGTTCGTCGTCGGGGCTGACGACGAACGCGACGGTCCCCTCGCGCTCGACCGCCTCGTACCGGGCCGGATCCTGCACGAGTTCGCCCGTCACGTTCGGCTCGGCCGCCACATCGTCACGGAGGTCGCTCGTCCCCTCCCAGGAGGGGTTGAACGGGTCGAACGCGGCCGTCGAGGTGCTGGTGACGACGACCAGGGTGAGCGCGACGGCGAGCGAGAGCGCGACCAGCAACGTCCGCGGCAGGTCGAGGTCGTCGACTCGCGGCAGGTCGATGCCCGCGTCACCGCCGGCGGACGTCACGGCAGCACCTCCGGCGGCGCGATCTCGAGGAAGCGACGTCC
This portion of the Natronobeatus ordinarius genome encodes:
- a CDS encoding DUF4350 domain-containing protein; its protein translation is MTSAGGDAGIDLPRVDDLDLPRTLLVALSLAVALTLVVVTSTSTAAFDPFNPSWEGTSDLRDDVAAEPNVTGELVQDPARYEAVEREGTVAFVVSPDDERVRADGDRIREFVRAGGTLVVLENFGDGGNELLAEVGAEARTDGRLIRDDRHYYRSPTMPVATEVENDSLAATVDEVTLNYGTAVEPGNATVLVATSEVAYLVESPEDELEDAASGFGPHPVATVEDVGEGQVIVVGDPSVTINVMREVPDNAAFLETFYADEERVLFDLPGADEAPPLTTALLTVRETPTLQTLLGAVGVAGVATLATWRVRSGLERLRRVGSRVRRGPTRDVSPGLSDEERAAFLRRRYPDWDEDRIERVLAVLEQPDGGEHVDER
- a CDS encoding AAA family ATPase, with amino-acid sequence MNGEDRATGGSAGDPTAIYDALSEEIGRVLVGNDDAVEHLTIAVLTRGHLLLEGVPGVAKTTLANLFAQASGLAYRRIQLTPDVLPADITGTTVYREHTGEFDLQRGPIFTNLVVADEINRATPKTQSALLEAMEERRVTIEGETLELPEPFMVVATQNPIEMEGVFELPEAQRDRFQLKLTIDLPDRADEREILERFDADPSLGPTDVSQVVDVDALLAARKRVRDVHVAAPVKEYVLDVVVATRDHPDVVHGASPRATLAFLDAGKARAAIRGRGYAIPDDVKALARSILVHRLVLSTDAELSDVRPVDVVEDVLEAVEPPGMDPEAVPAVGDGGRDATAGDESDATAGDGSDATTGDESDTAKE